ATATCGACAGTTGGCAAGCCATTGGCTTCGTTATTATCTGGATCCGCTTGCAAGAGCAGACGAGAGGGTTTCTTTTGCGGGCAGGAATTCGTCACCAGTCTTAAATGCTCGAGGGCATGGCTGTTGACACGGATTTGATTTTGTTGGGTTGTTGATGCTTTTTCAACCGCCTCTTTTAGAATTTGAATTGTTGTCTTGCGGATTTTCTGAAGCGTTGCAGGAAGATCACGAAATTCTTTATCATTCCAGTTTTTTGAGCGGCAAACATCAAGCTCTGGCGTCAAATCGACATCGTAAGCGGCTGTTAACGCATGCGCAGAATCAGTATGGAATACTGTAAAAAGAGAGGCGAAAAGAAAAAAGGAAAAAGAGATCTTTTGCATAGTTTAGAATTTTTCAAACATAAGAGATTGGCAGAGTATATCTTTTCTTCTTGAGCTATCAAGGATTTCTAAAAAAATTCTCCTTGAGTCTCTATAAAGCAAATTATACCTTTGAAAGAGGGGAAGATTTGTCTTTTTTCTATTTTAGGATAGAAAAGCCTTCTAGACTGGGAGTTGAGCTGTTTTTTTTTAAATTTTAGAAGCGGCAAATGCGTTTATTTGCTAAAATGGGAAAATGCGGTTGAATGTAGAATGAAGAGAAATTGTGACAGAGAAAAATATAAGCGTTAATGAAAGCAAATTGCTGACACGCTATCTCCTATCCGAAATTTTTCGGCCTTTTGCAGGTGTTTTAGGAATTGCCAGTGCGCTTTTTTGTAGTTATGGCGCCGCAGAGTTTTTACAAGATGCTGCAAATGGAATGTTGGCGGCCAATATGATCGGTATGATTATGTTGGTTAAATTGATCATTGCGCTCGAAGTGCTTGCGCCTGTCTCTCTTTATCTTGCGATTATTATGGCTTTTGGAAAGCTTTATGATGGAAGTGAGCTTTATGTTGTGCCAGCGCTCAGGATTGCCCCAGCTGCTGTTTTAAAAGCAGCGCTTTTAGCCGCTTTAATGATGGGGGTTATTGTTGCTTTTATTTCCAATGTTGCACGTCCATGGGCCTATATCAAATTAGAGCGGTTAAAATTGGAAGCAACCAGCGGTATGGATGTCGGCGCTTTAATTCCAGGCAACTTTTATACGCTTGACGATGGCGATAGGGTTATTTACCTCGAAAGAAAGACTGTCTTGGGAGAAGAAGCCAGAGGGGTTTATATTTTTGAAAAATTAGGGACAAGCCGTATTCGGGTTCTTGCGTCCCGTAAAAGTTTTTCGGTCTTTAATGAAGATAAAATTGATAAGCAAATGCATGGAGATTGGGTGCAGTTTCAGGATGCCCACATGTATGAAATTGGTATTTTTCCACATATCTCTGATCGTATTATGGAAATGCGGCGTGGTAATCGTGCTTCTGTTCAGGAAGAACCAGAAGAAGATCCTAGTGGTCTGCCAGACTTTTTAGAAGATTCTACTTGGAATCTCATGACCAATCCTGCTGGAGATCGGCATCGGATGGTGGAAGCGCAATGGCGTTGTACGACTTTCGTTTCAACTATTTTACTGGCTTTGTTGGCGGTGCCTTTGAGTCGAGGAAATGGGCCAAGGCAAAGTAAAGCCGGCAGGCTTGGAATTGCGATTGTCATCTATTTTATTTACTACATGTCTTACATGACGTTACGGGGATGGGCACGAAGTCAGACCATTCCAATGTTTCCAGGGATTTGGTGGGGGCCTATTGCGCTAGCTTTATTAACTTTAATATTGCTTTTGGGATATTTGGCAGATGGGTCTGGTATATCTGAATTGAAAATGGTCTTTGGCTTGAGTAGTTTTGAGAAGAAGTTTAGGAAAAAATCTTGAGAATTATTGCGCCTCCAATTTGGGTTCGATATATCTGGAAAGAGAGCTTTAAAGGTTTTTTAATTGCACTTTCTGGCTTAATTGCGCTGTTCAGCTTGTTACAGTTTGTGACATTTATGGG
The genomic region above belongs to Acetobacteraceae bacterium and contains:
- a CDS encoding LptF/LptG family permease, yielding MVTEKNISVNESKLLTRYLLSEIFRPFAGVLGIASALFCSYGAAEFLQDAANGMLAANMIGMIMLVKLIIALEVLAPVSLYLAIIMAFGKLYDGSELYVVPALRIAPAAVLKAALLAALMMGVIVAFISNVARPWAYIKLERLKLEATSGMDVGALIPGNFYTLDDGDRVIYLERKTVLGEEARGVYIFEKLGTSRIRVLASRKSFSVFNEDKIDKQMHGDWVQFQDAHMYEIGIFPHISDRIMEMRRGNRASVQEEPEEDPSGLPDFLEDSTWNLMTNPAGDRHRMVEAQWRCTTFVSTILLALLAVPLSRGNGPRQSKAGRLGIAIVIYFIYYMSYMTLRGWARSQTIPMFPGIWWGPIALALLTLILLLGYLADGSGISELKMVFGLSSFEKKFRKKS